A genomic region of Bacteroidales bacterium contains the following coding sequences:
- a CDS encoding nucleotidyltransferase domain-containing protein, with translation MNKILADRILDVKKLCEIYKVKTMYAFGSVCTDRFNENSDIDLLISFDNLSIDQYTDNYFDLHYKLQDLFKRRIDLLTENSLSNPYFIKGVEQTKQLIYAA, from the coding sequence ATGAATAAGATACTAGCTGATAGAATACTTGATGTAAAAAAACTTTGTGAAATCTATAAGGTTAAGACGATGTATGCATTTGGCTCAGTATGTACTGATAGATTCAATGAGAACAGTGATATTGACCTTTTAATCTCTTTCGATAATTTATCGATAGACCAGTACACCGACAATTATTTTGATTTACATTACAAGCTGCAAGATTTATTTAAACGCCGCATCGATTTACTTACTGAAAACTCTTTATCAAACCCATATTTCATAAAAGGTGTTGAACAAACTAAACAGCTGATTTATGCAGCTTGA
- a CDS encoding type I addiction module toxin, SymE family, with protein sequence MVKIRKLKIHTKFRTRRFDCTTIPEIRLEGKWLAELGFKQGQIVVIEQEPNKLIITIDNGTK encoded by the coding sequence ATGGTAAAAATCAGAAAATTGAAAATTCATACGAAATTCCGCACAAGGAGATTTGATTGTACAACTATTCCTGAAATTCGGCTTGAAGGAAAGTGGCTCGCAGAGCTTGGCTTTAAACAAGGGCAAATAGTAGTAATTGAGCAAGAACCCAATAAACTTATCATAACAATAGATAATGGAACTAAATAA
- a CDS encoding helix-turn-helix transcriptional regulator, whose translation MTRDKLKKRIGQRVVEFREQKGWSQSDLARACNKDRQAIEKLENGKVNPTLYTLLEIANALEVSLSKLVDLS comes from the coding sequence GTGACACGTGATAAACTAAAGAAGAGAATCGGTCAGCGAGTTGTAGAGTTTCGCGAACAGAAAGGTTGGAGTCAATCCGACTTGGCAAGAGCATGCAATAAAGACCGTCAAGCTATTGAGAAGTTGGAAAATGGTAAGGTCAACCCAACTCTTTATACTTTATTAGAAATAGCTAATGCTTTAGAAGTTTCTTTATCAAAGTTGGTCGATTTATCCTAA